Proteins found in one Aethina tumida isolate Nest 87 chromosome 1, icAetTumi1.1, whole genome shotgun sequence genomic segment:
- the LOC109595181 gene encoding 3'-5' ssDNA/RNA exonuclease TatD, which translates to MASNVDFSNDNNNDNIEKCYENYILIDVGANLTNKKYTRDLDSVIQRAKDSGVQKIMVTGTSVKGSKEALRLTRIYPGTLYSTAGIHPHDAKSYTDESWLELKQLAQNPECVAIGECGLDYNRNFSEPDEQRQVFRKHLELAVELNKPLFVHERDAHEDLLSILNEYKGKLPPVLVHCFTGSCEHALAYLNNGFYIGLTGYLCKDKSDTGVRKLLVDGSIPLDKLVVETDAPFMYPNTRASKLPVHVKDGLTERSMTFLHRYCTFQRNEPCSLPAIVEMVAAFMNKKPEEVALATSFNAMKLFGLS; encoded by the exons atgGCTTCGAATGTGGATTTCAGCAATGACAATAACAACGAcaatatagaaaaatgttatgaaaattatattctaattgACGTCGGTGCAAATttaaccaataaaaaatataccagGGATTTAGATTCTGTAATACAACGTGCTAAAGACTCAG gtgttcaaaaaataatggtaacTGGAACATCTGTGAAAGGCAGCAAAGAAGCCCTTCGTTTAACCAGGATATATCCAGGCACATTGTATTCAACTGCAG GAATACACCCACATGATGCAAAGTCATACACAGATGAATCCTGGTTAGAGTTAAAGCAATTAGCACAAAATCCCGAATGTGTAGCTATAGGAGAATGTGGACTGGATTACAATAGGAATTTTTCAGAACCTGACGAACAAAGACAAGTTTTCAGAAAACAT CTAGAACTGGCAGTCGAATTAAACAAGCCACTGTTTGTACATGAAAGAGATGCTCATGAAGATTTACTGTCCATATTGAATGAGTACAAGGGGAAACTACCCCCAGTTTTGGTCCATTGCTTCACAGGTAGCTGTGAGCATGCACTAGCATATCTAAACAATGGTTTCTACATAGGATTAACAGGCTATTTGTGCAAAGACAAGTCAGACACAGGAGTTCGAAAGCTTCTTGTGGATGGTTCCATACCTCTAGATAAATTGGTGGTGGAAACAGATGCACCTTTCATGTATCCCAACACACGGGCTTCGAAATTACCTGTTCACGTCAAAGATGGGTTAACTGAaag ATCCATGACATTTTTGCACAGATACTGCACTTTCCAAAGAAACGAACCCTGTTCGTTACCGGCAATTGTGGAGATGGTGGCCgcttttatgaataaaaaaccgGAAGAAGTCGCCTTGGCCACGTCTTTTAACGCCATGAAGTTGTTTGGCCTGTCCTAA